In a genomic window of Acidobacteriota bacterium:
- a CDS encoding integration host factor subunit beta — MIKQDIVSRVSEKVGLTKVRSEEAIDTVLEVLKRALKHGERIELRGFGVLLVKPRKSGIGRNPRTGAVVPIRPGKTVRFKPGKEIRPG; from the coding sequence GTGATCAAACAAGACATTGTGTCACGCGTCTCCGAAAAGGTGGGCTTGACCAAGGTGAGGTCCGAAGAGGCCATCGATACCGTGCTGGAGGTGTTGAAGCGCGCCCTGAAGCATGGGGAACGCATTGAGTTGCGGGGTTTTGGAGTCTTGCTGGTCAAGCCGCGCAAGAGTGGCATCGGCCGCAACCCCAGGACGGGAGCCGTGGTCCCCATTCGTCCCGGCAAGACCGTTCGCTTCAAACCCGGGAAAGAAATCCGCCCCGGCTGA
- a CDS encoding DUF1588 domain-containing protein, whose product MNVVKQVTYALLILATIGVGMGFQRSGPMSSSAQEGDRTWSKHRAYEQQRSRAHRRMKNTMYASTPDRVDVTVMCPALRDGRRGPPITLDWRGAFLMSDATRYSAKSDEVESALDFFLNNISGPIVQAKCINCHVEGGVSGHTRLVFQSSSNPDHGTLNLATIRNLLSSVEDGAELILNKIQGVGHGGGVQVAAGTADFANMERLLELLGYGDGSSPDVTPETLFDTVTMASLGRTLRRAALIFGGKIPTREEREAVDNGTEEELRAAIRGLMTGRGFHEFLIRASNDRLLTDRHLSNQPPIAVRFSNFVDLVNLHWKKSLEAFEKGYEDRWDDPEYGKWIDRIYFGAARAPLELIAHVVENDLPYTEILMADYIMANPMVSEGYGASIQFDDTEDPLEFKPSEIVSYYRDDESKVIESRTDIGDHVLDPGNLSTDYPHAGILNTTVFLRRYPTTPTNRNRARSRWTYYHFLGLDIEKSASRTTDPVALADTDNPTMKNPACTVCHRVMDPVAGTFQNYGEDGEYRDEWGGLDSLDKFYKDPPDGSYTPYQYGDSWYRDMREPGFAGEVAPNSENSLQWLAERIVADDRFAEATVKFWWPAILGVEVAEPPEDRNDNDFEAMLVASNAQSAEVQRLAEAFRTGIAGGKPYNLKDLLVEIVLSPWFRAESIKDDDPMRMAALRNAGAERLLTPEELAWKTQMLTGYGWGRYINSPGFEKTTLTGDRNEYGLLYGGIDSDAVTERTDDVTAVMAAVAQVHAAEVSCPIVKREFRLLPDDKRRLFSGIEEQVSPVSEFSGTAVIEADSWKERETNSWSGFLTVGDKNLRLRYPNNYWDPETELTRDLILDVAIVRDQAGTIVSQVEFETLPEVILWDTPRDERESGCEVYHYYNEGKRRPDGYRVNWCDGWLDIPISIPTDGSYEIEVVAFQSPKVPGEEDAKLEMVVESDFESSQGARAIRNKLVELHEKLLGVAVTTDSPDVDAAFQLFVEVWAREREYGSEDWGLLVGECEDVAPDKVCYPTCSNTGHIANGDIFYFEGIVDDDLTQYNEWGELTLNEDRVEEILDDAEFHGESPASQAWSAVLAYFLTDYRYLYH is encoded by the coding sequence ATGAACGTTGTTAAACAGGTGACCTATGCGTTGCTGATTCTGGCGACGATCGGCGTCGGCATGGGATTCCAGAGATCCGGTCCGATGTCGTCTTCCGCTCAGGAGGGAGACCGGACCTGGTCCAAGCACCGGGCCTACGAACAGCAGCGCAGCCGGGCGCACCGGCGCATGAAAAACACCATGTATGCGTCCACGCCGGATCGCGTGGACGTGACCGTCATGTGTCCTGCCCTGAGGGATGGCCGACGGGGGCCGCCGATTACCCTGGACTGGCGCGGGGCCTTCCTGATGTCCGATGCCACGAGGTATTCCGCCAAGTCCGATGAGGTGGAATCGGCGCTGGACTTTTTCCTGAACAACATCTCCGGCCCCATCGTGCAGGCGAAGTGTATCAACTGCCATGTGGAAGGCGGGGTGTCCGGACACACGCGGCTGGTGTTCCAGTCCTCTTCGAACCCCGATCATGGGACCCTCAATCTGGCTACGATCCGGAACCTCCTGTCCTCAGTAGAGGACGGAGCCGAGTTGATCCTGAACAAGATCCAGGGCGTGGGCCACGGCGGGGGCGTGCAGGTAGCCGCCGGGACCGCTGACTTCGCCAACATGGAGCGCCTACTGGAGCTTCTGGGATACGGCGACGGTTCGAGTCCCGACGTGACGCCGGAGACGTTGTTCGACACCGTCACCATGGCGTCGCTGGGGAGGACTCTCCGCCGGGCGGCACTGATCTTCGGCGGGAAGATCCCGACCCGGGAGGAACGCGAGGCCGTCGACAACGGCACGGAGGAAGAGTTGAGGGCTGCGATCCGTGGGCTGATGACGGGACGGGGATTCCACGAGTTCCTGATCCGGGCGAGTAACGATCGGTTGTTGACAGATAGGCACCTCAGTAATCAACCGCCCATTGCTGTGAGGTTTTCTAATTTCGTCGACTTGGTCAATTTGCATTGGAAGAAATCCCTGGAGGCGTTCGAGAAAGGATACGAAGACCGTTGGGACGATCCAGAGTATGGAAAGTGGATAGACAGGATCTACTTCGGAGCCGCACGCGCCCCCTTGGAACTGATCGCGCACGTAGTGGAAAACGATCTTCCGTATACCGAGATCTTGATGGCCGACTACATCATGGCGAATCCGATGGTGTCCGAGGGCTATGGCGCGTCGATACAATTCGACGATACCGAAGATCCGCTGGAGTTCAAACCTTCAGAAATTGTCAGCTACTACCGGGACGACGAGTCCAAGGTTATAGAGAGCAGGACAGACATCGGAGATCATGTGCTCGATCCCGGCAATCTGAGTACGGACTACCCCCACGCGGGGATTCTCAATACGACCGTGTTCCTGCGGCGGTACCCCACGACTCCCACCAACCGTAACCGCGCCCGGTCGCGTTGGACCTACTATCACTTCCTCGGGCTGGATATCGAGAAGTCGGCCTCGCGTACGACCGACCCCGTTGCGCTCGCCGACACCGACAACCCGACCATGAAGAATCCCGCCTGTACGGTCTGCCATCGCGTCATGGATCCGGTGGCCGGGACCTTTCAGAACTACGGAGAAGACGGGGAATATCGAGATGAATGGGGAGGGCTGGACTCCCTGGACAAATTCTACAAGGACCCGCCGGACGGTAGTTACACGCCCTATCAATATGGCGATTCCTGGTACCGAGACATGCGCGAGCCGGGGTTTGCCGGGGAGGTTGCGCCCAACTCGGAAAACAGCCTTCAGTGGTTGGCCGAGCGGATCGTCGCCGACGACCGGTTTGCCGAAGCGACGGTGAAGTTCTGGTGGCCGGCGATCCTGGGCGTCGAAGTCGCGGAGCCCCCGGAGGACAGGAATGACAATGACTTCGAGGCGATGCTGGTCGCCTCCAACGCCCAATCCGCAGAGGTGCAGCGACTCGCGGAGGCGTTCCGAACGGGCATTGCGGGTGGGAAGCCCTACAACCTGAAGGACCTACTGGTAGAGATCGTGCTCTCTCCCTGGTTCCGCGCCGAGTCGATCAAGGACGATGATCCGATGCGGATGGCGGCACTTCGAAACGCTGGTGCCGAAAGACTGCTCACGCCGGAAGAGCTGGCTTGGAAGACTCAAATGCTCACCGGGTACGGTTGGGGACGATATATCAATTCTCCGGGTTTCGAAAAAACTACTCTGACTGGAGACCGCAACGAATATGGTTTGCTTTATGGCGGGATCGACTCGGATGCCGTTACCGAACGGACGGATGACGTCACGGCAGTAATGGCAGCGGTCGCACAGGTCCACGCCGCGGAAGTCAGTTGTCCCATCGTGAAACGCGAGTTCCGTCTCTTGCCGGACGACAAGCGGCGGCTCTTCAGCGGGATCGAAGAGCAGGTGTCTCCAGTTTCAGAGTTCTCCGGGACAGCCGTCATCGAGGCCGATTCGTGGAAGGAGCGGGAGACGAATTCATGGTCCGGTTTCCTGACCGTCGGGGACAAAAACCTGCGCCTCAGGTATCCGAACAATTATTGGGATCCCGAAACCGAACTCACCCGAGACTTGATTCTTGATGTAGCGATTGTTCGCGATCAGGCGGGTACGATTGTCTCACAGGTCGAATTTGAGACTCTGCCCGAGGTCATCCTTTGGGACACGCCGAGAGACGAGCGGGAATCCGGGTGCGAAGTGTATCACTACTACAACGAGGGGAAACGGCGGCCTGATGGGTATCGCGTCAACTGGTGCGACGGTTGGCTGGATATTCCCATTTCGATTCCTACGGATGGAAGTTACGAGATCGAAGTCGTTGCATTTCAGAGTCCGAAGGTGCCCGGTGAAGAAGACGCCAAGCTGGAGATGGTGGTCGAATCGGATTTCGAATCCTCGCAGGGTGCCAGGGCGATCCGCAACAAGCTGGTCGAACTGCACGAGAAACTCCTCGGAGTAGCGGTGACCACTGACTCGCCCGACGTGGACGCGGCGTTCCAGTTGTTCGTTGAAGTGTGGGCACGCGAGCGGGAATACGGGTCCGAAGATTGGGGCCTCCTCGTCGGTGAGTGCGAGGACGTCGCACCCGACAAGGTGTGCTATCCCACGTGCAGTAATACGGGACACATTGCAAATGGAGACATATTCTATTTTGAAGGAATCGTGGACGATGACCTCACTCAATACAACGAATGGGGCGAGTTGACCCTCAACGAGGATCGAGTCGAAGAAATACTCGATGACGCCGAGTTTCACGGAGAGAGTCCTGCGAGCCAAGCTTGGAGCGCAGTGCTGGCCTATTTTCTGACGGATTACCGGTACCTCTATCACTAA